The Triplophysa rosa linkage group LG25, Trosa_1v2, whole genome shotgun sequence genome window below encodes:
- the LOC130549066 gene encoding uncharacterized protein LOC130549066 isoform X1 produces the protein MVICSVFLCLAFLTAGGVFSVDADDMQSVSVMEGENVTLHTDVFKQRDDKIMWYFGPENTFVARMNGKASSTMYSDDEMFRDRLKMNNQTGDLTITHITSHHSGLYTLKISSNNKVSYKTFNLTVSGESLLYKGNDISNTISKQTEDLDTDVCHTCSDSPPVWVIVAVVIALVICVIFLSIIIVGYKRRRMSYKASVSETVYAPVSDKGSSMSSSSSEQSNSSMLPNEQEKKLMLY, from the exons ATGGTCATCTGCTCAGTTTTTCTCTGTCTGGCATTTTTGACTGCGGGTG gtgtgtttagtGTTGATGCGGATGACATgcagtcagtgtcagtgatggagggagaaaATGTGACTCTACACACTGATGTTTTTAAACAGAGAGATGACAAGATAATGTGGTATTTTGGGCctgaaaacacatttgttgCAAGAATGAACGGAAAGGCCAGCAGCACCATGTATTCAGATGATGAGatgttcagagacagactgaagatgaacaatcagactggagatctcaccatcacacacatcacatctcatcACTCTGGACTTTACACACTGAAGATCAGCAGCAACAATAAAGTCTCATACAAGACATTCAATCTTACTGTCAGTG GTGAGTCTCTCCTGTACAAAGGAAATGACATCAGCAATACAATCAGCAAACAGACTGAAGATCTCGACACTGACGTCTGTCACACGTGTTCAG ATTCTCCTCCCGTGTGGGTCATAGTTGCAGTTGTCATTGCTCTTGTGATCTGTGTGATCTTCTTGAGCATCATCATCGTTGGCTACAAACGCAGAAGAATGTCTTATAAAG CAAGCGTTTCAGAGACAGTATATGCTCCAGTGAGTGATAAAGGGAGCAGCATGTCCAGCAGCTCATCTGAACAGTCAAACTCTTCAATGTTACCAAATGAACAGGAAAAAAAGCTCATGCTGTACTGA